From Apium graveolens cultivar Ventura chromosome 9, ASM990537v1, whole genome shotgun sequence, the proteins below share one genomic window:
- the LOC141683524 gene encoding outer plastidial membrane protein porin-like isoform X1: MRKGPGLYSDISKKTRDLLHKDHSSNNVKFWPDAPPGLAITSSIKNGVYMSTASTQLKNGNSTADITFKLGKHPNIFTKIVLDQRHLLPGLKALGNFNAFEQKSQMIIGLHYLFDCAGNPGININIIGFD; encoded by the exons ATGAGGAAGGGTCCTGGTCTTTACTCCGATATTAGCAAGAAAACAAGAG ATCTTCTTCATAAGGATCACAGCAGCAACAATGTAAAGTTCTGGCCCGATGCTCCTCCTGGACTT GCTATCACATCTTCAATCAAAAATGGGGTATACATGTCTACTGCCAGCACACAACTCAAGAACGGGAACTCTACGGCTGATATCACTTTTAAACTGGGCAAACATCCCAAT ATCTTCACCAAGATAGTTCTTGATCAACGTCATCTTCTTCCCGGATTGAAGGCTCTCGGTAATTTCAACGCTTTTGAGCAAAAATCTCAAATG ATTATTGGACTTCATTACCTATTTGACTGTGCTGGGAATCCTGGGATTAACATCAACATTATTGGATTTGACTAG
- the LOC141687519 gene encoding UDP-glycosyltransferase 13-like yields the protein MSSSSSSSSSQPHIALFPTAGMGHLTPFLRVAAMLTSYDVTVTLITAQPTLSAAESNTIASFFAIYPQIKRLDFHIIPFNSPTPDDPFFIHWEATNRSLHLLHPLISSLSPPLTAIFSDFALATNIIPIADRLQIPTFILLTTSARFLSLMANYPFLTSPEISNNEAKNYIRIPGLTDIPKSSIPPPLLRPGKSLFTSTLASNIVSFSKVKGILLNSFEYFESETITAFNIGEVQSSFPPILPIGPIAPYGLVQGDHSLPWLNEQPAKSVVYISFGSRTAMSKDQIRALGDGLDRSGHRFLWILKGNKVDKEDKEGLEELLSDSFLERTKNKGLVVKGWVSQEDILQNPAVGGFVSHCGWNSVMEAALHGVPMLAWPLHGDQRINAEVVEKSGLGLWEREWGWGGEKLINEQEIGDKVKVLMEDDIFRGKALNVGKEARKAVEKDGGSEKVLAQVINSLNLKGRE from the coding sequence ATGtcaagcagcagcagcagcagcagcagccaGCCCCATATAGCCTTGTTTCCTACTGCTGGCATGGGTCACTTGACTCCATTCCTTCGTGTCGCCGCAATGCTAACTTCATATGATGTTACAGTCACCCTGATCACTGCACAACCCACACTCTCTGCTGCAGAGTCTAACACCATTGCTTCCTTTTTCGCGATTTATCCTCAAATAAAACGCCTCGATTTTCATATCATTCCCTTTAATTCACCAACCCCTGATGACCCTTTTTTTATTCACTGGGAAGCTACTAATCGTTCACTACATCTCCTCCATCCTCTAATTTCTTCTTTATCACCACCCTTAACCGCAATTTTCTCCGACTTTGCCTTGGCTACTAATATAATTCCCATTGCTGATCGTCTTCAGATACCAACTTTTATACTTTTGACTACTTCAGCAAGATTTTTATCCTTAATGGCCAACTATCCGTTCTTGACAAGTCCTGAAATATCAAACAATGAAGCTAAGAACTATATACGGATCCCTGGTTTAACTGACATACCGAAATCAAGCATTCCTCCACCACTTCTTCGTCCAGGGAAAAGCCTCTTCACATCAACTTTAGCGTCGAACATTGTGTCATTTTCGAAAGTTAAAGGTATCTTGCTCAACAGTTTCGAATACTTTGAATCCGAGACAATAACTGCCTTCAATATTGGAGAAGTTCAATCTAGTTTTCCACCTATTCTTCCAATAGGCCCTATTGCACCTTATGGGCTTGTTCAAGGTGATCATTCGCTTCCGTGGCTAAATGAGCAGCCTGCAAAATCTGTAGTATACATAAGCTTTGGAAGTAGAACAGCTATGTCGAAAGATCAAATAAGAGCGCTAGGGGACGGGCTTGATAGGAGCGGGCATAGATTCTTGTGGATACTTAAAGGTAACAAAGTGGAtaaagaagacaaggaagggtTGGAGGAACTGCTAAGTGACTCGTTTCTCGAGAGAACGAAAAATAAAGGATTGGTAGTTAAAGGATGGGTGAGTCAAGAAGATATTCTGCAGAACCCTGCAGTTGGAGGATTTGTTAGTCATTGTGGATGGAACTCAGTAATGGAAGCAGCTCTACATGGAGTGCCTATGTTAGCTTGGCCACTTCATGGGGATCAAAGGATAAACGCTGAAGTTGTCGAGAAATCAGGACTGGGATTGTGGGAAAGGGAATGGGGATGGGGTGGAGAGAAGTTGATCAATGAACAAGAGATTGGAGACAAAGTTAAGGTGCTAATGGAAGATGATATATTTAGAGGCAAGGCATTGAATGTGGGAAAAGAGGCTAGAAAGGCTGTTGAGAAAGATGGAGGATCTGAGAAAGTATTGGCACAAGTTATTAATTCCTTGAATCTTAAAGGAAGAGAGTGA
- the LOC141683523 gene encoding ribosome biogenesis protein WDR12 homolog produces the protein MASGTNITDVSMDSLIHCASFLNLQDISNLSITCKYLNTLAYSDSIWRSFFRERWPQQAPPSISKHSSVREAYITRNSAVHQFKFVDPFVTDYHVEAKHFDNLFVNQDRIVFSQGPSINIMNIDSSLKRREPLLTLRDHNARVSCMRFYSLNETSLFRSGTQRNEKVLVTSSYDHSIRLWWKGSCQRCFRGHSGPVTTLSDRLLGEGTGKVFASGGDDGTVRLWSLSSSGKRGQHALKATLYGHGKPLALMSVAGHKSSLLVSMSKDSKVRLWDTATSSSSSSCCVGMTSIPGAPVGLKCNESLLFVAAGSSVVAIDLRTMKKVFSTPYYQPRLYSFEMLPSKFLICTGGMNSAMLWDMRTFSETVKAKPLAELDGHIGPVKFLHLDWYKVVSGSPEDQYVNVWESDTGRQTNILDCNPTDGLNSSTGCSAMAVNGCQIVTGSFTEEQGVIRYRDFNNATSHVLSEGDEGGSKFWGSQ, from the exons ATGGCGAGTGGCACAAATATCACAGATGTGAGTATGGACTCTTTAATCCACTGCGCCAGCTTTCTCAATCTTCAAGACATCTCCAATTTGTCAATCACCTGCAAATATCTCAATACACTTGCTTATTCTGATTCTATTTGGCGTTCCTTCTtcag GGAGAGATGGCCGCAACAAGCACCTCCTAGCATCTCAAAACACTCGAGTGTTAGAGAAGCATACATTACTAGAAATTCTGCAGTGCACCAATTTAAATTTGTTGACCCATTTGTTACTGATTATCATGTCGAGGCAAAGCATTTCGACAATTTGTTTGTTAATCAAGACAGGATTGTATTCTCACAG GGTCCATCGATAAACATAATGAACATTGATAGCTCCCTAAAAAGAAGAGAGCCTCTTCTAACACTACGTGATCATAATGCTCGAGTCAGTTGTATGAG ATTCTATTCTCTCAATGAAACTTCTTTATTTCGTAGTGGAACACAAAGAAATGAGAAGGTCTTGGTAACATCAAGTTATGACCACTCCATTCGCCTCTGGTGGAAG GGAAGTTGCCAGAGATGTTTCAGAGGTCACAGTGGTCCAGTTACGACACTCTCGGATAGATTATTGGGTGAAGGTACTGGAAAAGTATTTGCTAGTGGAGGTGACGATGGTACTGTTCGACTTTGGTCACTAAGCTCAAGCGGAAAGCGCGGTCAACATGCTTTGAAAGCTACACTTTATGGTCATGGGAAGCCATTAGCACTGATGTCGGTTGCAGG GCACAAAAGTTCTCTTTTGGTGAGCATGTCCAAAGATTCAAAG GTGAGGCTCTGGGATACTGCTACATCATCTTCTAGTTCTTCTTGTTGTGTTGGGATGACTTCAATACCTGGTGCACCTGTTGGCTTGAAATGCAATGAATCACTTCTTTTTGTAGCTGCTGGTTCTTCTGTTGTTGCAATTGATTTGAGAACTATGAAAAAGGTTTTCAGCACACCTTATTATCAGCCAAGATTGTATTCATTTGAAATGCTTCCTTCTAAATTTTTAATCTGCACTGGTGGCATGAACAG TGCAATGCTTTGGGATATGAGGACATTCTCTGAGACAGTAAAAGCAAAGCCTCTAGCTGAGCTGGATGGGCATATTGGTCCAGTCAAATTTTTACACTTGGATTGGTATAAAGTAGTTTCGGGAAGTCCCGAGGATCAATATGTCAATGTTTGGGAGTCTGACACTGGTCGACAAACAAATATCTTAGATTGCAACCCTACCGATGGTCTGAATTCTAGCACAGGTTGTTCTGCTATGGCTGTTAATGGTTGTCAAATAGTCACCGGTAGCTTCACTGAAGAGCAGGGGGTTATACGGTACAGGGACTTCAACAATGCTACTAGTCATGTTTTATCAGAAGGAGATGAAGGTGGTTCAAAGTTTTGGGGTTCACAGTAA
- the LOC141683524 gene encoding outer plastidial membrane protein porin-like isoform X2: protein MRKGPGLYSDISKKTRDLLHKDHSSNNVKFWPDAPPGLAITSSIKNGVYMSTASTQLKNGNSTADITFKLGKHPNIFTKIVLDQRHLLPGLKALGNFNAFEQKSQMA, encoded by the exons ATGAGGAAGGGTCCTGGTCTTTACTCCGATATTAGCAAGAAAACAAGAG ATCTTCTTCATAAGGATCACAGCAGCAACAATGTAAAGTTCTGGCCCGATGCTCCTCCTGGACTT GCTATCACATCTTCAATCAAAAATGGGGTATACATGTCTACTGCCAGCACACAACTCAAGAACGGGAACTCTACGGCTGATATCACTTTTAAACTGGGCAAACATCCCAAT ATCTTCACCAAGATAGTTCTTGATCAACGTCATCTTCTTCCCGGATTGAAGGCTCTCGGTAATTTCAACGCTTTTGAGCAAAAATCTCAAATG GCGTGA